In one Nocardioides sp. NBC_00368 genomic region, the following are encoded:
- a CDS encoding IS481 family transposase, whose translation MSHRNARLNFRGRQLLVQRVVEDDWAVAHAAKAQGVSRQCAHRWIARFRAEGEAGLHDRSSRPHHCPNQTPAEVEEAIVVKRHQERRGQDWLGPELGVPARTVGRVLRRHRVPYLRECDPLTGEVIRASKTTTVRYERDRPGELVHVDVKKIGKIPDGGGWKAHGRQMGSTWAKKQARIGYDYVHSMVDDHSRVAYSEILPDEKGPTCAGFIRRAADYFAAHGITRIERVITDNHFSYRRSNDVAEAITTLGAKHKFIKPHCPWQNGKVERYNRTLATEWAYRQVYLTNTDRAAALSPWLECYNTVRRHSALAGLPPISRLSPT comes from the coding sequence GTGTCCCACCGTAATGCCCGGCTGAACTTTCGTGGCCGGCAACTCTTGGTCCAGCGAGTCGTCGAGGACGACTGGGCCGTCGCGCACGCAGCCAAGGCCCAAGGCGTCTCGCGCCAGTGCGCGCACCGCTGGATCGCCCGGTTCCGTGCCGAAGGCGAAGCCGGTCTACACGACCGGTCCTCGCGTCCCCACCACTGCCCGAATCAGACACCGGCCGAAGTCGAGGAAGCGATCGTGGTCAAGCGCCACCAAGAGCGCCGCGGCCAGGACTGGCTCGGGCCCGAACTCGGTGTCCCAGCACGGACCGTGGGCCGGGTCCTACGCCGCCACCGCGTCCCGTACCTGCGTGAGTGTGACCCGTTGACCGGGGAGGTCATCCGGGCCTCGAAGACCACCACGGTGCGCTACGAACGCGACCGGCCCGGTGAGCTGGTCCATGTCGACGTCAAGAAGATCGGCAAGATCCCCGACGGCGGCGGCTGGAAGGCCCACGGCCGTCAGATGGGGTCAACCTGGGCCAAGAAACAGGCCCGGATCGGCTACGACTACGTGCACTCGATGGTCGATGACCACTCCCGAGTGGCCTACTCCGAAATCCTGCCCGACGAGAAAGGCCCCACCTGCGCAGGGTTCATCCGCCGGGCCGCCGACTACTTCGCGGCCCACGGCATCACCCGCATCGAGCGGGTCATCACCGACAACCACTTCTCCTACCGCAGATCCAACGACGTGGCTGAGGCGATCACCACGCTGGGAGCCAAGCACAAGTTCATCAAGCCCCATTGCCCCTGGCAGAACGGCAAGGTCGAAAGATACAACCGCACCCTGGCGACCGAGTGGGCCTACCGCCAGGTCTACCTCACCAACACCGACCGAGCCGCCGCGCTTTCCCCATGGCTCGAGTGCTACAACACTGTTCGACGCCACAGCGCACTCGCAGGACTCCCACCGATCAGCCGACTGTCACCAACGTGA
- a CDS encoding GNAT family N-acetyltransferase: MEQTSASVPADVTRRPDGRTYLSIDAWASDVFVTTAREAVSRLPRPAFTLVDEEDADGLSLWESVGFAEHRREAVFVITPQPSPPSGVTVEPFGATDPDRLTTLYDRVRDEVDAELGWHRMPTELVDPRTSLDASHYAVATRNGQDVGLVRVTGRDRQPRIGLVAVLRSERRRGVGTALIAFALDALYRRGVDSAIAEVDEGNNPALGLASRFEAMRRGGLVELVCR, encoded by the coding sequence ATGGAACAAACGTCTGCGTCGGTGCCGGCCGACGTCACCCGACGACCCGACGGTCGCACCTACCTGAGCATCGACGCCTGGGCCTCGGACGTATTCGTCACGACCGCACGCGAAGCCGTGTCCAGGTTGCCGCGCCCTGCGTTCACCCTGGTCGACGAAGAGGACGCCGATGGGCTCTCGCTCTGGGAGTCCGTGGGCTTCGCGGAACATCGTCGCGAAGCCGTCTTCGTCATCACCCCGCAACCATCTCCGCCGTCCGGGGTGACCGTCGAGCCGTTCGGCGCGACTGATCCGGACCGGCTCACGACGTTGTACGACCGCGTTCGCGACGAGGTGGACGCCGAGCTCGGCTGGCACCGAATGCCCACCGAGCTCGTCGACCCGCGCACATCCCTCGACGCCTCCCACTATGCGGTGGCGACGCGGAACGGACAGGATGTGGGCCTCGTCCGGGTGACCGGTCGCGACCGACAGCCGCGCATCGGTCTGGTGGCCGTGCTTCGGTCCGAGCGGCGTCGCGGGGTCGGCACTGCACTGATCGCCTTCGCGCTCGACGCGCTGTATCGGCGCGGTGTCGACTCGGCGATCGCCGAGGTCGACGAGGGCAACAACCCGGCGCTCGGCCTGGCTTCACGATTCGAGGCCATGCGCAGGGGCGGGCTCGTCGAGCTGGTGTGCCGATGA
- a CDS encoding arsenate reductase ArsC has translation MNADRSTPDDKPAVLFLCIENAGRSQMALGFFQHYAGDQAIGWSGGSAPAAAINPVAVEVMSELGIDISGEFPKPWTDEVVRSADAVITMGCGDACPYYPGKRYEDWKVTDPKGGGIDHVRGIRDEIEQRVLGLLDELGVTPARSVTRE, from the coding sequence ATGAACGCTGATCGATCGACGCCCGACGACAAGCCCGCCGTCCTCTTCCTCTGTATCGAGAACGCCGGCCGCTCCCAGATGGCGCTCGGCTTCTTCCAGCACTACGCCGGCGACCAGGCGATCGGCTGGTCCGGCGGCTCTGCGCCGGCAGCGGCGATCAACCCGGTCGCCGTCGAGGTCATGTCCGAGCTCGGGATCGACATCTCCGGCGAGTTCCCGAAACCCTGGACCGACGAGGTCGTACGCAGCGCCGACGCCGTCATCACCATGGGCTGCGGTGACGCCTGCCCGTACTACCCGGGCAAGCGCTACGAGGACTGGAAGGTCACCGACCCCAAGGGCGGCGGCATCGACCACGTACGCGGCATCCGGGACGAGATCGAGCAGCGGGTGCTCGGCCTGCTCGACGAGCTCGGCGTGACCCCCGCCCGCTCCGTCACGAGAGAGTGA
- a CDS encoding flavin reductase family protein, which translates to MDPRTLRSTFGRFATGVTVITCRTPDGAHHGATVTAFTPISLDPPLVQVALTRTSKAAAYLEGAAFAVNVLAADQSDVAMHFAGRPCGDPLPWREGTTAPRLGGTAATLVCRPWRTDDGGDHLLFLGEVVEVITTDRKPLLFHDSAFHHIGNPSSEVVWLGCQDDPHTGWFDATTSFTAVEVPAIPRSTHY; encoded by the coding sequence ATGGACCCACGCACCCTGCGGTCGACCTTCGGCCGCTTCGCGACCGGCGTCACCGTGATCACCTGCCGCACCCCCGACGGCGCCCACCACGGCGCCACGGTCACGGCCTTCACGCCGATCTCGCTCGACCCGCCGTTGGTGCAGGTCGCCCTGACGCGTACGTCCAAGGCGGCCGCCTATCTCGAGGGCGCCGCCTTCGCGGTCAACGTGCTCGCGGCCGACCAGAGCGACGTCGCGATGCACTTCGCCGGACGCCCGTGCGGCGACCCGCTCCCCTGGCGCGAGGGCACGACGGCGCCGCGGCTCGGCGGGACCGCCGCGACGCTGGTGTGCCGGCCGTGGCGTACCGACGACGGTGGCGACCACCTGCTGTTCCTCGGCGAGGTCGTCGAGGTGATCACCACCGACCGCAAGCCGCTGCTCTTCCACGACAGCGCCTTCCACCACATCGGCAACCCGTCCTCGGAGGTCGTCTGGCTCGGCTGCCAGGACGACCCGCACACCGGCTGGTTCGACGCGACCACGTCGTTCACCGCCGTCGAGGTCCCCGCGATCCCGCGATCCACCCACTACTGA
- a CDS encoding AraC family transcriptional regulator: MSVTGTLTVSSGSSGSPGDMETFSDEVSRAYFPHALTMRGRPARPAELRAVDLGPVRLTRIGWGAEVSVESDHPGAWAVNVPRSGVLEANVGGAHVLSLDGQATVCPPDRPTKMTRWSADCSIVGMRVERDYLVEEVAALVGLHTDRLPAQLDLRADGARAWIGLLGSLGTEAMRNPALVGDERVRHRLAGTLTAAFVAACFPEEPAVGSVQPRIVSRVVEAMEADPAREWTVSDLAREADVGIRRLQQGFQRYLGRTPTQRLQEIRLERVHADLIASRGDTVAEVAYRWGFTHLGRFAAAYRQAYGVAPSQTLRCR, encoded by the coding sequence ATGAGCGTGACCGGCACTCTCACCGTTTCGTCCGGGTCCTCCGGGTCGCCCGGCGACATGGAGACCTTCTCCGACGAGGTCTCTCGGGCCTACTTCCCGCATGCCCTGACCATGCGCGGCCGTCCAGCTCGTCCTGCCGAGCTGCGTGCCGTCGACCTCGGCCCGGTCCGGCTCACCCGGATCGGCTGGGGCGCCGAGGTGTCGGTCGAGTCCGACCATCCGGGGGCCTGGGCGGTCAACGTCCCGCGCAGCGGTGTCCTCGAGGCCAACGTCGGTGGCGCCCACGTGCTCTCCCTCGACGGTCAGGCGACCGTGTGTCCTCCGGACCGGCCGACCAAGATGACGCGCTGGTCGGCCGACTGCTCGATCGTCGGGATGCGGGTCGAGCGCGACTACCTGGTCGAGGAGGTCGCCGCACTGGTCGGCCTGCACACCGACCGGCTGCCCGCCCAGCTCGACCTGCGCGCCGACGGCGCCCGTGCCTGGATCGGCCTGCTGGGCTCACTCGGCACCGAGGCGATGCGCAACCCGGCATTGGTGGGCGACGAGCGCGTACGTCACCGGCTGGCCGGGACGCTCACCGCGGCCTTCGTCGCGGCCTGCTTCCCCGAGGAGCCCGCCGTCGGCTCCGTCCAGCCCCGCATCGTCTCCCGGGTCGTGGAGGCCATGGAGGCCGACCCGGCCAGGGAGTGGACCGTCTCCGACCTGGCCCGCGAGGCCGACGTCGGCATCCGCCGGCTCCAGCAGGGCTTCCAGCGCTACCTCGGCCGCACCCCGACCCAGCGGCTGCAGGAGATCCGCCTCGAACGCGTCCACGCCGATCTCATCGCCAGCCGCGGCGACACCGTCGCCGAGGTCGCCTACCGCTGGGGCTTCACCCACCTCGGCCGCTTCGCCGCCGCCTACCGGCAGGCCTACGGCGTCGCCCCGTCACAGACGCTGCGCTGCCGCTGA
- a CDS encoding MIP/aquaporin family protein, with the protein MTSSLPRRLLAEFLGSALLVAVAVGSGIAAQQLSPGDTGLQLLENSMATVFGLAALILMFGPVSGAHFNPVVSLADWFLGRRTGKGLSLAEVGAYAVAQILGAIGGSLLANVMFDVDQAISTKDRATGGHLVAEIVATAGLVALIFALVRSDRGALAAPAVGGYIGAAYWFTSSTSFANPAVTIGRVFSDTFAGIAPGSVAPFVLAQLGGLVVGVLLILALYPDAGDRADDVVVPHH; encoded by the coding sequence GTGACCTCCTCCCTCCCGCGCCGCCTGCTGGCCGAGTTCCTGGGCAGTGCGCTGCTCGTCGCCGTCGCCGTCGGCTCCGGCATCGCCGCGCAGCAGCTCTCCCCCGGAGACACCGGCCTGCAGCTCCTGGAGAACTCGATGGCGACCGTCTTCGGGCTGGCCGCGCTGATCCTGATGTTCGGCCCGGTCTCCGGCGCCCACTTCAACCCTGTCGTCTCGCTCGCCGACTGGTTCCTCGGCCGCCGCACCGGCAAGGGGCTCTCGCTCGCCGAGGTCGGCGCCTACGCGGTCGCCCAGATCCTCGGAGCGATCGGGGGTTCGCTGCTCGCCAACGTCATGTTCGACGTCGACCAGGCGATCTCGACCAAGGACCGCGCCACCGGCGGTCACCTCGTGGCCGAGATCGTCGCCACCGCGGGCCTGGTCGCGCTGATCTTCGCCCTCGTACGCAGCGACCGCGGCGCCCTCGCGGCGCCCGCGGTCGGCGGCTACATCGGCGCGGCCTACTGGTTCACCAGCTCCACCTCGTTCGCCAACCCTGCTGTCACGATCGGCCGGGTCTTCTCCGACACCTTCGCCGGCATCGCGCCGGGCTCGGTCGCGCCGTTCGTCCTCGCCCAGCTCGGCGGGCTCGTTGTCGGCGTACTCCTGATCCTGGCTCTCTACCCCGATGCCGGCGACCGTGCCGACGACGTCGTCGTCCCGCATCACTGA
- a CDS encoding MarR family winged helix-turn-helix transcriptional regulator, whose translation MPTKKDPLSEIENPLALDQQVCFGLAVAARSVIALYRPLLEPMGLTHPQYLVMLALWEEESLRVSELGRKVQLDPGTLSPLLKRLEAQDYIRRERNKHDERALAVVLTERGRALRDDAEKIPPAIVERLDMSVEELMELHRRLLEVIAAATR comes from the coding sequence ATGCCGACGAAGAAGGATCCCCTCTCGGAGATCGAGAACCCGCTGGCGCTCGATCAACAGGTCTGCTTCGGCCTGGCCGTCGCCGCCCGCAGCGTCATCGCCCTCTACCGACCGCTGCTCGAGCCGATGGGCCTCACCCACCCGCAGTATCTGGTCATGCTCGCCCTCTGGGAGGAGGAGTCGCTGCGGGTCTCCGAGCTCGGCCGGAAGGTCCAGCTCGATCCCGGCACGCTCTCTCCCCTGCTCAAACGCCTCGAGGCCCAGGACTACATCCGGCGCGAGCGCAACAAGCACGACGAGCGCGCACTCGCCGTCGTGCTGACCGAACGCGGCCGCGCGCTCCGCGACGACGCCGAGAAGATCCCGCCGGCGATCGTCGAGCGCCTCGACATGAGCGTCGAGGAGCTCATGGAGCTCCACCGCCGGCTGCTGGAGGTCATCGCCGCGGCAACCCGGTGA
- the infA gene encoding translation initiation factor IF-1 translates to MSRGIRIEGSVTECLRSATFRVELENGHEILAHLGGKLRKHYIRIELGDRVQVELTPYDLDRGRITYRYRR, encoded by the coding sequence ATGAGCCGCGGGATCAGGATCGAAGGGTCTGTGACGGAGTGTCTGCGCTCCGCGACCTTCCGGGTCGAGCTGGAGAACGGCCACGAGATCCTCGCGCACCTGGGCGGGAAGCTCCGGAAACACTACATCCGGATCGAGCTGGGCGACCGAGTTCAGGTCGAGCTCACGCCCTACGACCTCGACCGAGGCCGGATCACCTACCGCTACCGAAGGTGA
- a CDS encoding LysR family transcriptional regulator: MELRHLRYFVAVAEERHFGRAAERLHMAQPPLSQQIRQLEAELGLTLLTRTTRRVDLTPAGAAYLERAREILGAVDAAAHEAASIASGRRGRLLIGCVGSATYSLLPALARTLRAELPEVEFGFRGEMLSPDQAAALTDGTLDLGLLRPLPTSPSPGTGLSITHVRQESLLVAMPKDHRFAARRRVRIPDLDGEGLVIHAGGGRSAMNAMIEHLFDEAGISTHITHEVAETSTLVTFVAAGLGVAIVPEPTAALAVPGVVYVPLSGTPGVELVAATRAGDGSPLLTRALTILAGLGAD, encoded by the coding sequence ATGGAGCTGCGCCATCTTCGCTACTTCGTCGCGGTCGCCGAGGAGCGCCACTTCGGACGGGCGGCCGAGCGGCTCCACATGGCGCAGCCGCCGCTGTCGCAGCAGATCCGCCAGCTCGAGGCCGAGCTGGGGCTGACCCTGCTCACCAGGACGACGAGACGGGTCGACCTGACACCGGCAGGGGCTGCGTACCTGGAACGGGCGCGGGAGATCCTCGGCGCCGTCGACGCCGCCGCGCACGAGGCCGCCAGCATCGCCTCCGGTCGGCGCGGGCGGCTGCTGATCGGGTGCGTCGGATCGGCGACGTACTCGCTGCTCCCTGCCCTCGCGCGCACCCTGCGCGCGGAGCTGCCCGAGGTGGAGTTCGGGTTCCGGGGCGAGATGCTCTCGCCGGACCAGGCCGCGGCGCTCACCGACGGCACCCTCGACCTCGGTCTGCTCCGTCCCCTGCCCACGAGTCCCTCCCCCGGCACCGGCCTCTCGATCACCCATGTGCGCCAGGAGAGCCTGCTGGTGGCGATGCCGAAGGACCACCGTTTCGCCGCCCGTCGTCGCGTACGCATCCCCGACCTCGACGGCGAAGGCCTCGTCATCCACGCCGGCGGCGGCCGCTCGGCGATGAACGCGATGATCGAGCACCTCTTCGACGAAGCCGGGATCAGCACCCACATCACCCACGAGGTCGCCGAGACCTCCACCCTGGTCACCTTCGTGGCAGCCGGCCTCGGCGTCGCGATCGTGCCCGAGCCGACCGCAGCCCTGGCCGTCCCGGGCGTCGTCTACGTCCCGCTCTCGGGAACTCCCGGCGTCGAGCTCGTCGCCGCCACCCGAGCCGGGGACGGGAGCCCACTGCTCACCCGCGCGCTGACCATCCTGGCCGGCCTCGGCGCCGACTGA
- a CDS encoding arsenate-mycothiol transferase ArsC: protein MSAGVVSRHRSEGDGRRTYLHLEQDTLESLGTASPVAVPRRVLFVCTGNSARSHLAAALWRQVSTIPAASAGTHPADRINPGTVDAAARHHLDLPIVEPARMDDVLAPEDLVVTVCDRAHETAKVPGELHWSIPDPVDKGPEAFDAAYLELERRVRALASRFDS, encoded by the coding sequence ATGAGCGCAGGCGTCGTTTCCCGTCATCGTTCCGAGGGCGACGGGAGACGCACGTACCTGCACCTCGAGCAGGACACGCTCGAGAGCCTGGGCACCGCGTCCCCCGTGGCGGTGCCCAGGCGTGTCCTGTTCGTCTGCACGGGCAACTCGGCGCGGTCCCATCTGGCCGCCGCGCTGTGGCGCCAGGTCAGCACGATCCCGGCCGCATCGGCCGGCACTCATCCCGCCGATCGCATCAATCCCGGGACGGTCGACGCCGCTGCTCGCCACCACCTGGACCTCCCGATCGTCGAGCCCGCCCGTATGGACGACGTGCTCGCTCCCGAGGACCTGGTGGTCACCGTCTGCGACCGGGCCCACGAGACGGCGAAGGTCCCCGGTGAGCTGCACTGGTCGATCCCCGACCCGGTGGACAAGGGCCCCGAAGCCTTCGACGCCGCCTACCTCGAGCTGGAGCGCCGGGTCAGGGCCCTCGCCTCCCGCTTCGACTCCTGA
- a CDS encoding 4-hydroxyphenylacetate 3-hydroxylase family protein, whose amino-acid sequence MTDTLAPESQTDGPPTVNPAAESPANKQTNFASRPMTGDEYIESLRDGREIYLHGERVEDVTTHPAFRNPVRMTARLYDALHTGPHVDELTVPTDTGNGGVTMPFFKTPTSSADLLKERDAIARWAKMTYGWMGRSPDYKASFLGTLHANKELYAPFQDNAERWYRESQEKVLYWNHAIINPPVDRQLPPDEVGDVYMKVEKETDAGLIVSGAKVVATGSAITNYNFIAHYGLPIRKKQFALICTVPMDAPGIKLICRSSYTEQAARNGEPFDYPLSSRMDENDTIFIFDKVLVPWENVFMYGDVDRINAFFPQSGFLPRFTFQGCTRLAVKLDFIAGLLMKALDATGSGGFRGVQTRVGEVIGWRNLFWSLTESMARDPEPWVGDAVIPKLEYGLTYRMFMIHGYPRVKEIIEQDVASGLIYLPSGAADFKSPGVRPYLDKYVRGSNGITAVDRVKVMKALWDSIGSEFGGRHELYERNYSGNHENVKAELLFAAQNRGGADAMKGFADEFLAEYDLDGWTVPDLF is encoded by the coding sequence ATGACCGACACCCTCGCCCCCGAGTCCCAGACCGACGGCCCGCCGACCGTCAACCCGGCCGCCGAGTCGCCGGCCAACAAGCAGACCAACTTCGCCTCCCGGCCGATGACCGGCGACGAGTACATCGAGAGCCTGCGCGACGGCCGCGAGATCTACCTGCACGGCGAGCGGGTCGAGGACGTCACCACGCACCCGGCCTTCCGCAACCCGGTGCGGATGACCGCGCGCCTCTACGACGCCCTGCACACCGGCCCGCACGTCGACGAGCTCACCGTGCCGACCGACACCGGCAACGGCGGCGTCACGATGCCGTTCTTCAAGACCCCGACCTCCTCGGCGGACCTGCTCAAGGAGCGCGACGCGATCGCGCGCTGGGCGAAGATGACGTACGGCTGGATGGGCCGCTCCCCCGACTACAAGGCCAGCTTCCTCGGCACCCTGCACGCCAACAAGGAGCTGTACGCACCCTTCCAGGACAACGCCGAGCGCTGGTATCGCGAGTCCCAGGAGAAGGTCCTCTACTGGAACCACGCCATCATCAACCCGCCGGTCGACCGCCAGCTGCCGCCGGACGAGGTCGGCGACGTCTACATGAAGGTCGAGAAGGAGACCGACGCCGGTCTGATCGTCTCCGGTGCCAAGGTCGTGGCGACCGGCAGCGCGATCACCAACTACAACTTCATCGCGCACTACGGCCTGCCGATCCGCAAGAAGCAGTTCGCGCTGATCTGCACCGTCCCGATGGACGCCCCCGGGATCAAGCTGATCTGCCGCTCCTCCTACACCGAGCAGGCGGCCCGGAACGGCGAGCCGTTCGACTACCCGCTGTCGAGCCGGATGGACGAGAACGACACCATCTTCATCTTCGACAAGGTGCTGGTGCCGTGGGAGAACGTCTTCATGTACGGCGACGTCGACCGGATCAACGCGTTCTTCCCGCAGTCGGGGTTCCTGCCGCGGTTCACCTTCCAGGGCTGCACCCGCCTGGCCGTCAAGCTCGACTTCATCGCCGGCCTGCTGATGAAGGCGCTCGACGCCACCGGCTCGGGCGGCTTCCGTGGCGTACAGACCCGGGTGGGCGAGGTCATCGGCTGGCGCAACCTGTTCTGGTCGCTGACCGAGTCGATGGCTCGCGACCCCGAGCCGTGGGTCGGCGACGCGGTCATCCCGAAGCTGGAGTACGGCCTGACGTACCGGATGTTCATGATCCACGGCTACCCGCGGGTCAAGGAGATCATCGAGCAGGACGTCGCCTCCGGGCTGATCTACCTGCCCTCCGGCGCCGCCGACTTCAAGAGCCCCGGGGTGCGGCCGTACCTCGACAAGTACGTCCGTGGCTCCAACGGGATCACAGCCGTCGACCGGGTGAAGGTGATGAAGGCGCTGTGGGACTCGATCGGCTCCGAGTTCGGCGGCCGTCACGAGCTCTACGAGCGCAACTACTCCGGCAACCACGAGAACGTGAAGGCCGAGCTCCTCTTCGCCGCCCAGAACCGCGGCGGGGCGGACGCCATGAAGGGCTTCGCGGACGAGTTCCTGGCCGAGTACGACCTCGACGGCTGGACCGTCCCGGACCTGTTCTGA
- a CDS encoding ArsR/SmtB family transcription factor: protein MTVLPVLPSAAVACCSPVTAGVLDDDQAEALARVFKALGDANRVKLLSIIAASEGQEACVCDLTEPVGLSQPTVSHHMKLLVEAGLVAREQRGRWAYFSIVPGALDSLAGALGSQP from the coding sequence ATGACCGTTCTTCCCGTGCTTCCCTCCGCCGCCGTCGCATGCTGCTCGCCGGTGACCGCCGGTGTCCTCGATGACGACCAGGCCGAGGCGCTGGCGCGGGTGTTCAAGGCGCTCGGCGATGCCAACCGGGTCAAGCTGCTCTCCATCATCGCGGCCTCCGAGGGTCAGGAGGCGTGCGTCTGCGACCTCACCGAGCCGGTCGGGCTGTCCCAGCCGACGGTCTCCCATCACATGAAGCTGCTCGTCGAGGCCGGACTGGTCGCCCGCGAGCAGCGCGGCCGGTGGGCCTACTTCTCCATCGTCCCCGGCGCCCTCGACTCGCTCGCGGGCGCTTTGGGCTCCCAGCCCTAG
- a CDS encoding NAD(P)-binding domain-containing protein, translating to MTDLPVAVIGAGPQGLAAAAHLLERGLTPLVLEQGREPAAAVAEWGHVRLFSAWPELVDKAAARLLEPTGWEAPEKGYPTGAQWRERYLVPLADALGAHVRYGATVTGVSRKGRDRLVDADRAEQPFVLHVTSADGSEAMYRACRDERIEAQAVIDASGTWRRPNPAGADGLPALGERAAHAAGKVSYAVPDRADAATYAGKHTVVIGAGDSAFNAVNELTAIAKDHPGTKITWAIRRAVSTNTFGGGEADELPERGALGVRAKKAVQDGSVELVTGFRTERVDGATVTAEDGRTIEADQVVVLTGYRPDLGFLSEMRLDLDPTLEAPRNIAVQIDPNIHSCGSVSATGAKDLAQPEPDLYLVGMKSYGRAPTFLAMTGYEQVRSVVAELAGDHDAAARVELELPDTGVCGGAGVFDDPDSTKSGGGCCGPAAPSEELFTISRAPITLS from the coding sequence ATGACCGACCTGCCTGTTGCCGTCATCGGCGCCGGACCCCAGGGCCTCGCGGCCGCAGCCCACCTCCTCGAGCGCGGCCTCACCCCGCTCGTGCTCGAGCAGGGACGCGAGCCCGCCGCGGCCGTCGCCGAATGGGGCCACGTACGCCTCTTCTCGGCCTGGCCCGAGCTCGTCGACAAGGCCGCCGCCCGACTGCTCGAGCCGACCGGCTGGGAGGCGCCGGAGAAGGGGTATCCCACCGGCGCGCAGTGGCGCGAGCGCTACCTCGTTCCGCTCGCCGACGCTCTCGGGGCCCACGTCCGCTATGGCGCCACGGTGACCGGAGTCTCCCGCAAGGGCCGCGACCGGCTGGTCGACGCGGACCGCGCCGAGCAGCCGTTCGTCCTCCACGTGACCAGCGCCGACGGCTCCGAGGCGATGTATCGAGCTTGTCGAGATGAGCGTATCGAGGCGCAGGCCGTCATCGACGCCTCCGGCACCTGGCGCCGGCCCAACCCGGCCGGGGCCGACGGGCTCCCCGCGCTCGGCGAACGCGCCGCCCACGCAGCCGGCAAGGTCAGCTACGCGGTGCCCGACCGGGCCGACGCCGCGACCTACGCCGGCAAGCACACCGTCGTGATCGGCGCCGGTGACTCGGCGTTCAACGCCGTCAACGAGCTCACCGCCATCGCCAAGGACCACCCGGGAACGAAAATCACCTGGGCGATCCGCCGGGCGGTCTCGACCAACACCTTCGGCGGCGGCGAGGCCGACGAGCTCCCGGAGCGGGGTGCCCTCGGCGTACGCGCGAAGAAGGCGGTCCAGGACGGCTCGGTCGAGCTGGTGACCGGGTTCCGCACGGAGCGGGTCGACGGCGCCACGGTGACCGCCGAGGATGGACGCACCATCGAGGCTGACCAGGTGGTCGTCCTGACGGGCTACCGCCCCGACCTCGGCTTCCTGAGCGAGATGCGGCTCGACCTCGACCCGACGCTGGAGGCGCCGCGCAACATCGCGGTCCAGATCGACCCCAACATCCACTCCTGCGGCTCGGTCAGCGCGACCGGGGCCAAGGACCTCGCCCAGCCCGAGCCCGACCTCTACCTGGTGGGGATGAAGTCCTACGGCCGGGCGCCGACATTCCTGGCGATGACCGGCTACGAGCAGGTACGCAGCGTGGTGGCCGAGCTCGCCGGCGACCACGACGCGGCCGCCCGGGTCGAGCTGGAGCTCCCCGACACCGGAGTCTGCGGCGGCGCCGGGGTCTTCGACGACCCGGACAGCACGAAGAGCGGTGGCGGCTGCTGCGGCCCGGCGGCTCCGAGCGAGGAGCTGTTCACGATCAGCCGGGCGCCGATCACTCTCTCGTGA